In Xylanibacter ruminicola 23, a single genomic region encodes these proteins:
- a CDS encoding helix-turn-helix transcriptional regulator, which yields MANTKDYAMREMIYDQCFGTGREYTREQLMAIVNRKLEDRGMLPIQSRTTFSQDITEMNAKFFKVFGQEGIVWEDRHKKRYYRYRDGFDSIYNRELTENEIEKLQEVRSLLQGFKGMSEFGWIDQMLTRLDQNIMSKQKEIARFEGGTPWDAEFLMPLFKAIRNRQVVDVEYRKDFRDAETITLHPYYLKQYWRRWYLMAQQEGCDKIEAYPLICMSAVKENNEVKYRATKTSFKQYFKHLVGVTVPPEKTVEHIELWADISLYPYLYSYPISETQKLEIEGERNIKVSLDVMLNYEIIQELMFYGDRLVVKSPEWFRDEMLERLEWCKQSYKNVEGDSLNIEDLEPQLFAFNYLHNDSNDWKCIVYRISLGTMIMTDSIENLGIEWSYISTCLERIVNHPRTVIELGEEEEPTKIELKKVGDMMDITVTLNSRVSKESLPFKGFARCKDVVRELYNGLLEMANAYPKEYVDGCPFTRDVVRRALKSEIIENYLNEK from the coding sequence ATGGCAAATACGAAGGACTATGCAATGCGAGAAATGATTTACGATCAGTGCTTTGGTACTGGACGTGAATATACACGCGAACAGTTGATGGCTATCGTAAACAGGAAGCTGGAGGATAGAGGAATGCTGCCTATCCAGTCGAGAACTACCTTTAGTCAGGATATTACCGAGATGAATGCCAAGTTCTTTAAGGTGTTTGGACAGGAGGGAATCGTATGGGAAGACAGACACAAGAAACGCTATTACCGCTATCGCGACGGATTCGACTCGATATATAACCGTGAGTTGACGGAGAATGAGATTGAGAAGCTGCAAGAGGTACGTAGTCTGTTGCAGGGATTCAAGGGTATGTCGGAGTTTGGCTGGATCGACCAGATGCTTACTCGTCTTGACCAGAACATCATGAGTAAGCAGAAAGAGATAGCACGCTTTGAAGGTGGAACGCCATGGGATGCAGAATTCCTTATGCCACTATTCAAAGCTATACGCAATCGACAGGTGGTAGATGTGGAATATAGAAAGGATTTTCGCGATGCAGAAACGATTACTTTACATCCATATTATCTGAAACAGTACTGGCGTCGCTGGTATCTGATGGCACAGCAGGAAGGCTGCGATAAGATTGAGGCTTATCCGCTGATTTGCATGAGTGCTGTAAAGGAGAACAATGAGGTAAAATACCGAGCCACCAAAACATCGTTTAAGCAATATTTCAAACATCTGGTAGGTGTTACGGTGCCACCTGAAAAAACGGTGGAGCACATCGAGCTATGGGCAGATATCTCATTGTATCCTTATCTATATTCGTATCCCATCAGCGAAACACAAAAGCTTGAGATAGAGGGCGAAAGAAACATCAAGGTATCGCTAGATGTGATGTTAAACTACGAAATAATACAGGAACTGATGTTCTATGGCGACCGTCTCGTGGTTAAATCACCTGAATGGTTTCGCGACGAGATGCTGGAGCGTCTTGAGTGGTGTAAACAATCATATAAAAATGTAGAAGGTGATAGCCTGAATATAGAAGACTTAGAGCCGCAGTTATTCGCATTCAACTATCTGCATAATGATAGCAATGATTGGAAATGCATCGTCTATCGCATAAGCTTGGGAACGATGATTATGACAGATTCTATCGAAAACCTGGGCATAGAGTGGAGTTACATTAGTACTTGCCTGGAGAGAATAGTAAATCATCCCAGGACTGTAATCGAACTGGGCGAAGAAGAGGAGCCTACTAAGATAGAGCTGAAGAAGGTTGGCGATATGATGGATATCACAGTTACTCTTAATAGCCGAGTAAGTAAGGAAAGCCTGCCTTTCAAAGGATTTGCACGATGCAAGGATGTGGTGCGTGAACTATACAATGGACTACTGGAAATGGCTAACGCATACCCAAAAGAATATGTAGATGGTTGCCCATTTACCCGAGACGTAGTGCGCAGAGCGCTTAAATCAGAAATAATCGAAAACTATTTAAACGAGAAATAA
- a CDS encoding DUF6794 domain-containing protein: protein MARCPKTTAEAWKCLDKRLTLEEKKQIVEAEDMVFFHFGLGLWIRNNWLYTGERENVESLLKDLGEPEFLIGDMASSAILDAYQNHLKEKM from the coding sequence ATGGCAAGGTGTCCTAAAACAACAGCGGAGGCTTGGAAATGTCTGGATAAGAGGCTAACACTGGAAGAGAAAAAGCAAATAGTGGAAGCAGAAGATATGGTTTTCTTTCACTTTGGCCTAGGATTGTGGATTCGAAATAATTGGCTCTATACTGGTGAGCGCGAGAATGTAGAATCTCTTTTGAAAGATTTAGGTGAACCAGAGTTCCTTATTGGTGACATGGCTTCGTCGGCCATTTTGGATGCATATCAGAACCATTTAAAAGAAAAAATGTAA
- a CDS encoding ASCH domain-containing protein: MKTLSIQQPWASLVCAGIKDVENRTWKAAQVPRRILIHASSKKITKNFYAGIPETLESCIENQISFGNIPELETLPTSAIIGYVTVTGFEEGDVDSVWADAGAIKWKLEDAWLFDEPILDVKGKLNLFDYDLDENNLPPAHQVQLENVDVTEDETEVQIPCTKETFEKIKAGDFGGIELYLTPYLTDLLCVDDAFKMKSFKTVTVFCGNSYVAFELAEESGIYNLPDPQDETKPYFIMDFTGNEIAWMVAQFMFGKKIEEGEFESFCGGKTIDVLEIPKMADSNDNILKLKVNKDVFKDIATGKMASFTKEITPKNLSMFFILNADGTVKEINGIPQLRRYDAIQFTNKEDSYTCQINNTDVMYMDSEYGDYKLYSEQEEDEKLDYTDCIMNYVLGDKI, translated from the coding sequence ATGAAAACCTTGTCAATTCAGCAGCCTTGGGCATCATTGGTATGCGCAGGTATTAAAGATGTAGAGAACAGAACTTGGAAAGCAGCTCAGGTTCCTAGAAGGATTCTGATTCACGCAAGTTCTAAAAAAATTACTAAGAACTTCTATGCAGGAATTCCAGAAACTCTGGAGTCATGTATTGAGAATCAAATAAGCTTTGGAAATATTCCGGAACTAGAAACATTGCCAACAAGCGCCATTATTGGATATGTTACAGTGACTGGTTTTGAAGAAGGTGATGTAGATTCTGTTTGGGCTGACGCTGGTGCAATAAAATGGAAACTAGAAGATGCATGGTTGTTTGATGAGCCAATACTCGACGTGAAAGGCAAGTTAAACCTCTTCGACTATGATTTGGATGAGAACAATCTGCCTCCTGCTCATCAAGTACAGTTGGAGAATGTTGATGTTACTGAAGACGAAACTGAGGTGCAAATACCTTGTACAAAGGAAACATTCGAAAAGATTAAGGCTGGCGATTTTGGGGGGATAGAATTGTATTTGACTCCTTATTTGACTGATCTACTATGTGTAGATGACGCATTCAAAATGAAGTCATTTAAAACTGTGACAGTTTTCTGTGGCAATAGTTATGTGGCTTTTGAGTTAGCTGAAGAATCTGGCATATACAATCTCCCAGATCCACAAGATGAAACAAAGCCTTATTTCATTATGGATTTTACTGGCAACGAAATTGCATGGATGGTTGCACAGTTCATGTTTGGTAAGAAAATTGAAGAAGGTGAATTTGAAAGTTTCTGTGGAGGAAAAACAATCGATGTGTTGGAAATTCCTAAAATGGCTGATAGCAATGACAATATTCTAAAACTCAAAGTTAACAAAGATGTTTTTAAGGATATTGCAACAGGCAAAATGGCATCATTCACAAAAGAGATTACCCCAAAGAATTTGAGTATGTTTTTCATCTTAAACGCAGATGGGACAGTAAAGGAAATTAATGGAATTCCGCAGTTGAGAAGATACGACGCTATTCAGTTCACTAACAAAGAAGATTCGTACACGTGTCAGATTAATAATACAGATGTGATGTATATGGATTCTGAATATGGTGATTATAAGCTCTATTCTGAACAGGAAGAGGATGAAAAGCTCGATTATACGGACTGTATTATGAACTATGTTTTAGGTGATAAAATATAA